A region of the Urocitellus parryii isolate mUroPar1 chromosome 16 unlocalized genomic scaffold, mUroPar1.hap1 SUPER_16_unloc_2, whole genome shotgun sequence genome:
TTTTCCTGATCACCACATCTGGGAAATAAAGAACTTTTTCCCTAATGGTATAGAGAATTTCCCTTTTAGACAAACACTGCACGTTCTTACTCATGTATGAAACCTAAAAAGCATTGCACACACTCTCCAAGAAATGTTGTTCCAGTAGATCATTCAACAAATTCTCCAACATAAATTTTACTCTTGGGCATTTGATTCCAGAAAAATGtcactttgaacttgtaataGAGATAACATCTTAGAGCTCATCTTTCAGGAGTGGGCTGGACACGTGTCCTTTAATTAAAACCTTGAAACAccaactcttttttaaaacagcACCAAGTCTGTTTTAAATGTAGTTCTATTTACTACTCTGATTGTAAtgtctttaaaggaaaaaaaaaaactatgctctTGGTAATTTTTCCAGAATATTCTAACATAATCTAGTTATTCTGGCTGGAGGATGAACAAAAATGTGACATGTGTAGCCACCTCAGAGGATTCCAAGGACTGACATAAAATTTTGAGTCCTAACAACAGGATTGTGCAAATATTCTACTATgttggtttttctatttttttaactggAGTTTGAACACAGgagcaattaaccactgagtcacatctccacctattttcatattttatttagacacagggtcttgctgagttgctcaaaGCCTGTGTAAgtgtctgaggctggctttgaactcacatcctcCGTGCTCAGgctcctgacctgctgggattacaggtgtgcgctctCACACCCTGCGGtaatttctttcttgtctttctttcagGAAGGGACACAGCTGATCTGTTATTAAAGGAAGTGCATTGATTCTCCCAAGTCTTGTGAATGAAGTACTGTATGATAATAAGATTAGAAGCCAATATTTCTGGAGAGCTCATTATGTGCCACAAACACTTCCAAAGTTTGTAGGCACACTATACTTTTTCCCAAATAGTCTCTGCAGGATCCACATAACAGGACGCTTTATGTGGACAGCTGAGATGACTGGACCTCAGCATCCCAGGGTGCTTAAGAAGAAGTTGTGGTAAATGGCAGCTCCGACTCGAAACTTCAATCAGTCCGACATCAGAGTTCACACCAACATtgtttatatattacaaaaatttgGTATGGTGGGAAATAAGCCAGAGTTAACATATTGCTGACCTGAAGTAACTCCGTGCAGGTCTAGTCTGTGCACACTCATGTTTGGGAGGGTCTCACTTCCAGTTTCTTGCAATCAACCCCTGCAATTTGGCCCAGTTTGTAGACCTCCTAATATGCACCTGACAGACAAGATCACAAAAAGGCAAATCAAGTAAGCTCCTGTCTTGCCCCAGACAACCTCAGACATGAGGAAATAGGAAGGAAATATATTCTAAGATAGATGGCACTTCTTTTGAGCCATGACGTggccccatttaaaaaaaaatccctggcactttttatttttaattttgagacaacagggtctcaggaagttgcttaggtccttgctaactTGGTGACATCATCATTGAACTTGCCATtgtcccatctcagcctcccgagccactgggattacatgagtGCACCACGGCACCTGGATGGCAATTCTTAGTGtacaagaaaactgaaatatcaATATGTATGCTATTGTGGAGGTCCCAGTGAGATTGAAAGGTATGGAGATAAGGCGGTGCATGGAGATGCATTCTCTAGGGTGTGAATAGaacatagttgtttttttttttttttaattttgtgctgAGGGCTGCCTGGTGGGTAAGTGCACCAGCACCAAGTTACAACTTGATtctgtattttgaaacagggtctcactaatacGCCCAGACTGGCTTTactcttgtgatcctcctgcctcagcatctggggtcactgggatttcaggcagaCACCACTGTGCTCGGCACCAGAACTGAATTTTCATGTGGAATAAAAATACAGTTGGAtgaatcttctgtttttcttaatgGAAGTGGTGTTCATTTGAGATTAATGAAGGAGGTcagatttgcaaaaaaaaaaaaaagacatttttgtgaGTTACTGTGGTcaccatatttttctttcccttgtaaGATGAACAAAGCCAACAGACTATACAGTAATATTCACATAAGAAACACCGTGTACACCGTGACTGGCGTTGGGGTCATAGCCAACACTCTTCTTCTCCTCGTTCACATCTCCTTGCACATTACTGGGCACAGACCTAAGCCCACTGACCTGCCCATTGGTCTCCTGGCCCTGATCCACCTGGCAATTCTGCTCATCAATGGCTTAATAGCTTCGGACATTTTTATACCTCAGGGGGGAAGGTGGGATGACCTTACGTGTAAATTGCTCATCTACCTGTACAGGTTGATGAGGGGCTTCTCCATCTGTGCCACCTGCCTGCTGAGTGTCCTCCAAGCCATAACCCTCAGCCCCAGGAGCTCCTGCTTGGCAAGGTTCAAACATAAATCCTCTCTTCACAACCtgtgtttccttctcttcctgtggGTCATCTACTCATCCTTCAGTAGTCATCTCTTCATCTCCATTGCTGCTACCCCCAATTGGACCTCAGACAACTTTATGTACATCACAGAATCCTGCTCCTTCATTCCCATGACCTTCTTCCTCAGGCACAGCTTGTCCACCCTGCTGACCTTCAGGGAAGTCTCTTTTATAGGAATCATGGCCTTCTCCAATGGGTACATGGTGGCTCTCCTGTGCAGGCACAAGAGGCAGTCCCAACATCTCCACAGCAGCAGCCTGTCTCCAGTGTCATCCCCAGAACTGAGGGCCACCCAGACAATCCTGCTGCTCATGAGTTGCTTCGTGGTCATGTCCATCTTGGACAGCATAGTCTCCTATGCTAGAATCACACTGAAAGATGATCCAATATTTTACTGTATCCAGATCCTCGTGTCCCATAGCTATGCCTCGTTCAGCCCTTTGGTGTTTATTTGTACTGAAAAACGTATAATTGTTATTTTCAGATACATGTGGGAGAAGACTGTAAACATTTGAGTAGGCAGTGGTGAATAAGTTCTGTTAAGGCAAGAAATTGCGCTGAATTTGGAGTGATTTATCATGACAGAGTGTTTTGAGTCTTTGGTTTAAATGCAATGCAAAGTCTCGCTCCCTCTGTTAAACTATCCACTTGT
Encoded here:
- the LOC144251501 gene encoding vomeronasal type-1 receptor 94-like, with translation MNKANRLYSNIHIRNTVYTVTGVGVIANTLLLLVHISLHITGHRPKPTDLPIGLLALIHLAILLINGLIASDIFIPQGGRWDDLTCKLLIYLYRLMRGFSICATCLLSVLQAITLSPRSSCLARFKHKSSLHNLCFLLFLWVIYSSFSSHLFISIAATPNWTSDNFMYITESCSFIPMTFFLRHSLSTLLTFREVSFIGIMAFSNGYMVALLCRHKRQSQHLHSSSLSPVSSPELRATQTILLLMSCFVVMSILDSIVSYARITLKDDPIFYCIQILVSHSYASFSPLVFICTEKRIIVIFRYMWEKTVNI